The Haloprofundus salinisoli region CGCGCCGGCGGTGACGGCGGCGCTCGTCGGGACGAAGAGTCGAAACCACGTTGCCGAGAACGTCGCCGCCGGGACGTTCGACCCGCTGGGCGCGAAGGCGTTCGACGCCGTCTTCGAGTGAGAGCCGTTACAGCTCTTTCCACTCGCGGCCGCAGTCGGGACAGCTACGGACCGAGAACACCTCGTCGGGGTCGTTGCGCTTCTTCAACGTCTCCTCGCACTCCTCGCACGCGAGACGCCCGTACGTGTCTTTGCCGAGTTCTCCCTCGCGCAGACCCTTCCGGGTTGACTTCATACCCCGTCGTTGTATCTCACACCACAAAAATACCTCGGCGGGAATAGTTGCAAATAGCGAGTGTTATCGCGTCTTCCTTGCGGACCGCGGTTCGAGACGACGAGGTCCGCGCGCCGTCGACACGACATCGTCCCGACGTAACC contains the following coding sequences:
- a CDS encoding HVO_0758 family zinc finger protein, whose protein sequence is MKSTRKGLREGELGKDTYGRLACEECEETLKKRNDPDEVFSVRSCPDCGREWKEL